One window of the Zea mays cultivar B73 chromosome 3, Zm-B73-REFERENCE-NAM-5.0, whole genome shotgun sequence genome contains the following:
- the LOC103649710 gene encoding LOW QUALITY PROTEIN: EIN3-binding F-box protein 1 (The sequence of the model RefSeq protein was modified relative to this genomic sequence to represent the inferred CDS: inserted 2 bases in 2 codons; substituted 2 bases at 2 genomic stop codons), producing MPRRQTLRPDDCAFLVFCGSACLRSRDTEEMRFQGLNVTNYASLVMMGDYGKSIKDLALARIPTVSERGFXVMANALVLQKLRHMTIVSYPGLMDLALASVAKFSPSLRLVNLKKCSKVSDGCLKEFTXSSKXLESLQIEECSKVTLTGIIAFFLNCSPKFKSLSLSKCIEIKDICSASAQLPVCKSLRSLAIKDCSGFTDTSLPMVGMFCPQLENINLSGLSAITDNGFLPLMKSSDSGLVDIDLNSCENLTVTNAAVSALVKAHDASLXHLSLEGCSKITDASLFAICESCSQLIELGLSNCMVSDYNVAVLEATKQLRLCVLLLCGCMKVTQKSVSLKPFIKRF from the exons ATGCCTCGGCGACAAACCCTACGTCCAGAT GATTGTGCGTTCTTGGTCTTTTGCGGCTCGGCATGTCTCCGTTCCAGGGATACAGAGGAGATGCGGTTTCAGGGTTTGAACGTTACTAATTATGCTTCTCTTGTCATGATGGGGGACTATGGGAAGTCAATCAAAGATCTGGCCCTCGCTCGCATCCCTACTGTCAGTGAGAGGGGGTTCTAGGTGATGGCTAATGCCCTGGTCCTACAGAAGCTTAGGCATATGACTATTGTCTCCTACCCGGGACTCATGGATCTTGCTCTTGCATCTGTTGCCAAGTTTAGCCCAAGTTTGAGGCTTGTTAACCTCAAGAAGTGCAGCAAGGTCTCAGACGGATGTCTGAAGGAATTTACATAATCATCTA GCCTGGAGAGTTTGCAGATCGAGGAATGCAGCAAGGTTACTCTTACGGGCATTATTGCTTTCTTCCTCAACTGCAGCCCAAAGTTCAAGTCCCTCTCTCTGTCCAAGTGCATCGAGATCAAGGACATATGCTCTGCATCTGCACAGCTTCCAGTATGCAAATCGCTTCGGTCCCTGGCCATCAAGGATTGCTCAGGCTTCACCGACACCAGCCTTCCTATGGTGGGCATGTTCTGTCCTCAGCTGGAGAACATCAATTTGAGTGGCCTTAGTGCAATCACCGACAATGGCTTCCTTCCACTAATGAAGAGCTCGGACAGTGGGCTGGTCGACATTGATTTGAACAGCTGCGAGAATCTCACGGTCACGAACGCGGCTGTTTCTGCCTTGGTTAAGGCCCATGACGCTTCCC GCCACCTCAGTCTCGAGGGATGCAGCAAGATCACTGATGCAAGCCTGTTCGCCATCTGTGAGAGCTGCAGCCAGCTCATCGAGCTCGGCCTTTCGAACTGCATGGTCAGTGACTACAACGTCGCGGTCTTGGAAGCGACGAAGCAGCTCAGGCTGTGTGTCCTCTTGCTGTGTGGCTGTATGAAGGTCACCCAGAAGAGCGTGAGCTTGAAGCCCTTCATCAAACGTTTCTAA